One region of Thiorhodovibrio frisius genomic DNA includes:
- the nuoF gene encoding NADH-quinone oxidoreductase subunit NuoF: MNVDDLEELADKHREEYAAVKTEIRVCTAASCQSSGALPVLEALTTGCDASDHAGCCVKQVGCMGLCSAGPLVAIAAKDAPLDQAQIYRDVAATDAPEILTSAKTGTPMERLHCPTEMPFFARQQRIVLENSGIVDPNSFKGYVALGGYHAMVHALTEMTPAEVIAEVTTSGLRGRGGGGYPTGLKWSTVAKMPATQKYVICNADEGDPGAFMDRAILESDPHRVLEGMAMAAYAIGANKGFVYIRAEYPLAVERLKTAIRKAKRAGFIGHHICETEFNFDIEIRLGAGAFVCGEETALMASIEGGRGQPRPRPPYPAESGLWGHPTLINNVETYANIAPIVREGGDWFAGIGTERSKGTKVFALAGAICNTGLIEVPMGTPLRDIIEAIGGGIPGGKAFKAVQTGGPSGGCIPEAHLDIPVDYDSLKTLGTIMGSGGMIVMDETSSMVEVARFFMEFCMSESCGKCIPCRAGTAQMHGLLDRIVKGEAGRQDLALLEELCEVVQATSLCGLGQTAPNPVLSTLRYFRAEYEQRLLEQAA, encoded by the coding sequence GTGAATGTTGATGATCTCGAAGAACTCGCCGACAAGCATCGCGAGGAATATGCTGCGGTCAAGACGGAAATTCGCGTCTGCACCGCCGCGAGTTGCCAGTCCTCCGGCGCCCTGCCGGTGCTCGAGGCTCTGACCACCGGCTGCGACGCCAGCGATCATGCCGGCTGTTGCGTCAAGCAGGTCGGCTGCATGGGGCTATGCTCGGCCGGGCCGCTGGTGGCCATCGCCGCCAAAGACGCCCCGCTCGACCAAGCGCAGATTTATCGCGATGTGGCCGCCACCGATGCGCCGGAGATACTCACCAGCGCCAAAACCGGCACTCCCATGGAGCGCCTGCACTGCCCGACCGAGATGCCCTTCTTTGCCCGCCAGCAGCGCATTGTGCTGGAGAACTCTGGCATTGTTGACCCCAACAGCTTCAAAGGCTATGTGGCCCTCGGTGGCTACCACGCCATGGTCCATGCGCTGACTGAAATGACCCCGGCGGAAGTGATCGCCGAGGTCACCACCAGCGGCCTGCGCGGACGCGGCGGCGGCGGCTATCCCACCGGGCTTAAGTGGTCGACTGTGGCCAAAATGCCCGCAACACAGAAATACGTCATCTGCAATGCCGATGAGGGCGACCCGGGTGCCTTCATGGATCGCGCCATTCTCGAATCCGACCCCCATCGGGTGCTGGAAGGCATGGCGATGGCCGCCTATGCGATTGGCGCCAACAAGGGCTTTGTCTACATCCGCGCTGAGTATCCGCTGGCGGTTGAGCGGCTCAAAACCGCCATTCGCAAAGCGAAACGCGCCGGCTTCATTGGCCACCATATTTGCGAGACTGAGTTTAACTTCGACATCGAAATCCGTTTGGGCGCCGGGGCCTTCGTCTGCGGTGAGGAGACCGCGCTGATGGCCTCGATTGAGGGCGGTCGCGGCCAACCCAGACCCCGCCCGCCCTACCCGGCTGAGTCCGGGCTCTGGGGCCATCCGACGCTGATCAACAATGTCGAGACCTACGCCAACATCGCCCCGATTGTGCGCGAGGGCGGCGATTGGTTTGCCGGCATTGGCACCGAGCGCTCCAAAGGCACCAAGGTGTTCGCGCTGGCGGGGGCCATCTGTAACACCGGCCTGATTGAAGTGCCCATGGGCACCCCGCTGCGCGATATCATTGAGGCCATCGGCGGCGGCATTCCGGGCGGTAAAGCCTTCAAGGCGGTGCAAACTGGCGGCCCCTCCGGCGGCTGCATCCCCGAGGCGCATCTGGACATTCCAGTCGACTACGACAGCCTCAAGACGCTCGGCACCATCATGGGCTCAGGCGGTATGATCGTCATGGACGAAACCTCGAGCATGGTCGAGGTGGCACGTTTTTTCATGGAGTTCTGCATGTCGGAGTCCTGCGGCAAGTGCATCCCCTGCCGCGCCGGCACCGCGCAGATGCACGGACTGCTGGATCGCATCGTCAAGGGCGAGGCAGGCAGGCAGGATCTTGCCCTGCTGGAGGAACTCTGCGAGGTGGTTCAGGCCACCAGCCTATGCGGACTTGGGCAAACGGCGCCCAATCCGGTACTGAGCACCCTGCGCTACTTCCGCGCAGAATACGAACAGCGGCTGCTCGAACAAGCCGCCTAA
- the hoxE gene encoding bidirectional hydrogenase complex protein HoxE: MTMQRARPSLPSDDKRWKIVNATMRRTGYAEHALIEALHSVQDAFGFLDEDAMIFVADSLDLPLSKVFGVATFYHLFMLKPQGRHSCVVCTGTACYIQGAGALIEGLEQRFGVNPGETTEDGALSVMTARCVGACGLAPAVVIDRQVSGKLDSNALNAKLEQEIAQ; encoded by the coding sequence ATGACCATGCAACGCGCCCGCCCGAGCCTGCCCAGCGATGACAAACGCTGGAAAATCGTCAATGCCACCATGCGCCGCACAGGCTATGCCGAGCATGCGCTGATTGAGGCCCTGCACAGCGTACAGGATGCCTTCGGCTTTCTTGATGAAGATGCGATGATCTTCGTCGCCGATTCCCTCGACCTGCCGCTCAGCAAGGTATTCGGGGTCGCAACCTTCTATCACCTGTTCATGCTCAAGCCCCAAGGCCGGCATAGCTGCGTGGTCTGCACCGGCACCGCCTGTTACATCCAGGGGGCCGGTGCGCTGATCGAGGGGCTGGAGCAGCGCTTTGGCGTCAATCCCGGCGAGACGACAGAAGACGGCGCCCTGTCGGTAATGACCGCGCGCTGCGTTGGTGCCTGCGGGCTGGCCCCGGCGGTGGTGATCGACAGGCAGGTGTCGGGCAAACTCGACAGCAACGCGCTTAATGCCAAGCTTGAACAGGAGATCGCACAGTGA
- the pssA gene encoding CDP-diacylglycerol--serine O-phosphatidyltransferase: MHPENTKPRRRSGIYLLPNLFTTAALFSGFYAILAAEHGRFEAAALGIFAAMVFDGFDGRIARLTNTQSDFGAEYDSLSDMVAFGVAPALVVYNWALSGLGKLGWLAAFVYTAGAALRLARFNTQIGMADRRYFQGLPSPAAAAILAGAVWIVTDNALSGDYLAWLAALLTAAAGLLMVSNFRYHSFKELDVHGRVPFVVMVAVVLGFSLVVLDPPIVLFVLFVGYAISGPLMTLFQLRQRRDTRRRERQPEHD, encoded by the coding sequence ATGCATCCAGAAAATACCAAACCACGGCGACGCAGCGGCATCTACCTGCTGCCCAATCTTTTCACCACTGCGGCGCTTTTTTCCGGGTTCTACGCCATCCTGGCCGCCGAACATGGACGTTTTGAGGCTGCCGCGCTCGGCATTTTCGCGGCCATGGTGTTCGATGGCTTCGACGGGCGCATCGCCAGGCTGACCAACACCCAGAGCGACTTTGGCGCCGAGTACGACAGCCTCTCCGATATGGTCGCCTTCGGTGTGGCACCGGCCTTGGTGGTTTACAACTGGGCGCTGTCCGGGCTGGGTAAGCTTGGCTGGCTGGCGGCCTTTGTGTATACCGCTGGCGCTGCGCTGCGCCTGGCGCGCTTCAATACCCAGATCGGCATGGCCGACAGGCGCTACTTTCAGGGGCTGCCAAGTCCTGCTGCTGCGGCTATTCTGGCGGGCGCGGTCTGGATCGTCACGGATAACGCCCTCAGCGGCGACTACCTCGCCTGGTTGGCCGCGCTGCTCACGGCTGCTGCCGGGTTGCTGATGGTGAGCAACTTCCGTTATCACAGCTTCAAAGAGCTGGATGTCCATGGTCGGGTGCCCTTTGTGGTTATGGTGGCGGTGGTGCTGGGCTTCTCGCTGGTGGTGCTCGACCCACCCATTGTGCTTTTTGTGCTCTTCGTCGGTTATGCCATCTCCGGCCCCCTGATGACGCTGTTCCAGTTGCGCCAGCGGCGCGACACGCGTCGGCGCGAGCGTCAGCCCGAGCACGACTGA
- a CDS encoding cation:proton antiporter domain-containing protein, with translation MEAESFVSSAVLLLVVAALAVAIFRHFGLGSILGLLVAGVLLGPHTPGPSVTNNVEDLRHFAELGVVLLLFVIGIEMHPGRLWELRRTLFGLGSLQVLLTGLALAAYFRLFQPDWSTALLIGMSLALSSTALVVQMLQERGDMASCHGQTAFAVLLMQDLAVVPLLALMPVLADVGPLPEEIPLWQQVGTVVALVSAVILVGRYLVPWVLERLSRQGNRDAFFLVVLASVFLAAAAMEHAGLSMALGAFLMGVMLSGSRFSLQIQALVEPHKGLLMSLFFVAVGMSVDLSILIDEPLQFGEHLASILAIKILVLFLLCLVFGVGRAAAFRVAFLLSQAGEFGFVLFGAAKLLRLIDDRTFVLLVAVISVSMLLTPLLVALGEWLARRAPGGMDGVDGSLRLPEREAGSAPARVIIAGFGRVGHTIGAILTGHGISYVAFESNPELVASWHREGCPVYYGDIGDPHLLEAAEVEQADLVVLTIDDQRAAINATQLIRAYAPDVKIVARARDLTTCDALLRAGATQAFPEAVEASLRLAAETLSALGLGTQEVDMLLNNVRGTGYALVREEVPEDLAGSA, from the coding sequence ATGGAAGCAGAATCCTTCGTCTCCTCGGCGGTGCTGCTGCTGGTGGTCGCGGCTTTGGCGGTGGCTATCTTTCGCCATTTCGGACTGGGTTCGATTCTTGGTCTGCTGGTCGCCGGTGTGCTGCTGGGGCCGCACACGCCAGGCCCCTCAGTCACCAACAATGTTGAAGATCTACGCCATTTTGCCGAGTTGGGCGTGGTGCTGCTGCTCTTTGTCATCGGCATCGAGATGCATCCCGGGCGCCTGTGGGAACTGCGCCGCACCCTCTTTGGCCTGGGTTCGCTGCAAGTGTTGCTTACCGGGCTGGCGCTGGCGGCCTACTTCCGGCTGTTTCAACCCGACTGGTCCACCGCCCTGCTGATTGGCATGAGCCTGGCCCTTTCCTCGACCGCGCTGGTCGTGCAGATGTTGCAGGAACGCGGCGATATGGCGAGCTGCCATGGCCAGACCGCCTTTGCCGTGCTGCTGATGCAGGATCTGGCTGTGGTGCCGTTGCTGGCGTTAATGCCCGTGCTGGCCGATGTCGGGCCGCTACCGGAGGAGATACCCCTGTGGCAGCAGGTTGGAACCGTCGTGGCTCTGGTCAGCGCGGTGATTCTGGTCGGGCGTTATCTGGTGCCCTGGGTGCTGGAGCGACTGTCGCGTCAGGGCAATCGCGATGCCTTTTTTCTGGTGGTGTTGGCCTCGGTTTTTCTCGCTGCTGCCGCCATGGAACACGCCGGACTGTCCATGGCGCTGGGCGCGTTCCTGATGGGCGTGATGCTCTCTGGTTCGCGCTTCAGCCTGCAGATTCAGGCGTTGGTGGAACCCCACAAGGGGCTGCTGATGAGTCTGTTTTTCGTCGCCGTTGGCATGTCGGTCGATCTGAGCATTTTGATCGATGAGCCACTGCAGTTCGGTGAGCATCTGGCCAGCATTCTGGCGATTAAAATCCTGGTGCTCTTCCTGCTGTGTCTGGTGTTTGGCGTGGGCCGGGCGGCGGCTTTTCGCGTTGCCTTTCTGCTGTCACAGGCGGGCGAATTTGGCTTTGTGCTTTTTGGCGCCGCCAAGCTGCTTCGGCTGATTGATGATCGAACCTTCGTGCTCTTGGTGGCGGTCATTTCGGTCAGCATGCTGCTCACCCCGCTATTGGTGGCGCTGGGTGAATGGCTCGCGCGACGCGCGCCTGGCGGCATGGATGGTGTCGACGGCTCCCTGCGGTTGCCGGAGCGAGAGGCGGGCAGTGCGCCGGCGCGGGTTATCATTGCCGGATTCGGGCGAGTTGGCCACACGATCGGCGCCATTCTGACCGGGCATGGGATTTCCTACGTGGCCTTCGAGTCCAATCCTGAACTGGTCGCCAGCTGGCACCGTGAAGGCTGCCCGGTGTACTACGGCGACATCGGTGATCCCCATCTGCTGGAGGCGGCCGAAGTCGAGCAGGCCGATCTGGTCGTCCTGACCATCGACGACCAGCGCGCCGCCATCAATGCCACCCAACTGATTCGCGCTTATGCACCAGATGTGAAAATTGTCGCGCGTGCGCGAGATTTGACCACCTGCGATGCGCTCCTGCGCGCCGGCGCCACCCAGGCATTTCCCGAAGCGGTCGAGGCCAGCCTGCGACTGGCGGCCGAGACCCTGAGTGCGCTGGGTCTTGGGACTCAGGAAGTGGACATGCTGCTGAACAATGTGCGTGGCACGGGGTATGCACTGGTGCGCGAAGAGGTGCCGGAGGATTTGGCGGGCAGCGCTTGA
- a CDS encoding PAS domain S-box protein, giving the protein MPDMPSILIVDDQVDNLKVLFNTLKPNYRVRVANSGAEALEIVHRFEAPDLFLLDIMMPEMDGYTLCQRLKTIPGASETPVIFLTARDRPEDEERGFDVGAVDYVTKPVNARLVQARIKAQLALARQLNQARTALQASNRLVARVTRERDDQETQNALLAREIAERQQVEAALRESQARFVRLTSQLADRLFFFTNAPSGELLYTSEGFKQLLGVATPEDALGQSWGNLADWSPESLVNVLEESRRWLTLGEKARFGLSIRHPQADWRQLEIHAYRVLDQERGQELIEGIALDVTEQRALDGRLRTLAQAVEHAPVSVTVTDPNGNILYVNPHFTRLSGYTKEEVLGKNPRLLSSGEHDDAFYQEMWATLHRGDTWRGELINKNKQGDLYWVETAISPVFDEQGVLQSYVAVKQDIKDRKELERIKEDVERIMRHDLKTPLNVVINVPDLLLMDDDLSADLREEIGLIREAGQRMLGMIELSLDLFKMETGQLDYRANPVDLVRIVLDVCASIAQLLSRKQLSLAILRNGQPVSPEKPDAGGRCVEMIAADARLLVSMLGNLLTNAVDASPPGETISLDIQVNEQDNQTKEWVLLDICNQGAVPPPMRGHFFEKYRTHGKAGGTGLGTYSAKLMADTMGFELTMSTSDADDRTCIHLRMPSAATAAATMDE; this is encoded by the coding sequence ATGCCTGATATGCCATCCATCCTGATTGTCGATGACCAAGTCGATAATCTCAAGGTGCTGTTTAACACGCTCAAGCCAAATTATCGCGTGCGCGTAGCAAACTCAGGCGCCGAGGCACTGGAGATTGTGCACCGTTTTGAGGCGCCGGATCTTTTTCTGCTCGACATCATGATGCCGGAGATGGACGGCTATACCCTGTGCCAGCGGCTTAAGACGATTCCGGGCGCCAGTGAGACGCCGGTGATTTTTCTGACCGCGCGGGATCGACCTGAGGATGAGGAGCGCGGATTCGATGTTGGCGCGGTGGATTATGTCACCAAGCCGGTGAACGCCCGCCTGGTTCAGGCGCGGATCAAGGCCCAACTCGCCTTGGCCCGTCAGCTCAACCAGGCGCGCACGGCCTTGCAGGCGAGCAACCGGCTGGTCGCGCGCGTGACCCGCGAACGCGATGATCAGGAAACTCAAAACGCCCTGCTGGCGCGCGAAATCGCTGAGCGCCAGCAGGTCGAGGCGGCCTTGCGCGAAAGCCAGGCCCGTTTCGTGCGCTTGACCTCCCAACTGGCCGACCGGCTGTTTTTCTTCACCAACGCGCCTAGTGGCGAGCTTTTATATACCAGCGAGGGCTTCAAGCAGCTGCTGGGCGTTGCCACGCCGGAAGACGCCCTTGGTCAATCCTGGGGCAACCTGGCCGACTGGTCGCCGGAGTCGCTTGTCAATGTGCTCGAGGAAAGCCGGCGCTGGCTGACCCTTGGCGAGAAAGCCCGCTTCGGGTTGAGCATCCGCCATCCGCAGGCGGATTGGCGGCAGCTTGAGATCCATGCTTACCGGGTCTTGGATCAGGAGCGCGGACAGGAACTGATCGAGGGCATCGCGCTTGATGTGACCGAGCAGCGCGCGTTGGATGGGCGTCTTCGGACTCTGGCGCAGGCCGTGGAGCATGCGCCAGTGTCCGTGACAGTGACAGATCCAAACGGCAACATCCTCTATGTCAACCCCCATTTCACCCGGCTCTCGGGTTATACCAAGGAGGAAGTGCTGGGGAAGAATCCGCGTTTGCTCTCGTCTGGGGAACACGATGACGCCTTCTATCAGGAGATGTGGGCCACCCTGCATCGCGGCGATACCTGGCGTGGCGAATTGATTAACAAAAACAAGCAGGGGGACCTGTATTGGGTGGAAACTGCCATTTCTCCGGTATTCGACGAGCAAGGCGTGCTTCAGAGCTATGTCGCGGTCAAGCAGGACATCAAAGACCGTAAGGAACTCGAACGCATCAAGGAGGATGTCGAGCGCATCATGCGGCATGATCTGAAAACGCCGCTCAATGTCGTGATCAATGTGCCCGATCTGCTGCTGATGGACGACGACTTGAGCGCAGATCTTCGGGAAGAGATCGGACTCATCCGCGAAGCCGGCCAGCGCATGCTCGGGATGATCGAGCTTTCGCTTGACTTGTTCAAAATGGAAACCGGTCAACTCGACTACAGGGCGAATCCAGTCGATTTGGTAAGAATCGTGCTGGATGTCTGCGCGTCCATTGCGCAACTGCTGAGCCGCAAGCAACTGAGCCTCGCGATCCTCCGCAATGGCCAGCCGGTGTCACCAGAGAAGCCCGATGCCGGCGGGCGTTGCGTCGAGATGATCGCCGCCGATGCGCGACTGCTGGTGTCGATGCTGGGAAATCTGCTCACCAATGCTGTGGATGCGTCACCGCCCGGTGAGACCATTAGCCTGGACATCCAGGTCAATGAACAGGACAACCAGACCAAAGAATGGGTTCTACTCGACATCTGCAACCAGGGCGCCGTTCCGCCGCCGATGCGTGGGCATTTTTTCGAGAAATATCGCACGCACGGCAAGGCGGGCGGCACTGGGCTGGGCACCTATTCGGCCAAACTCATGGCCGACACCATGGGCTTCGAACTGACCATGAGCACGTCCGACGCGGATGATCGCACCTGCATTCATTTACGTATGCCATCGGCGGCAACGGCGGCGGCGACAATGGACGAGTAA